The Dehalococcoidia bacterium genome includes a region encoding these proteins:
- a CDS encoding FliA/WhiG family RNA polymerase sigma factor, with amino-acid sequence MVVTADTAALWPRYVRTRDPRLRETLILAYTPLVKYVVDRLAISLPAVLDTDDLISYGIIGLIDAVERFDPDRGFKFETFAIPRIRGTIIDQLRALDWLPRSARQRAKEIERGIQDLRSTLGRMPTDEEVAAHLNMDLERYHAAVQEAATVTLSLDHVLSTDDDDSPLSLADLVEDREAVSLPGQAERNELLGALIRAIEELPERDRLVIALYYNEELTMKEISRVLEISESRVCQLHARAVLKLRAALASFREPVGAR; translated from the coding sequence ATGGTCGTGACCGCTGACACCGCCGCTCTCTGGCCCCGCTATGTCCGCACTCGCGATCCTCGCCTGCGGGAAACGCTCATTCTCGCCTACACGCCGCTCGTCAAATACGTCGTCGACCGGCTCGCAATCAGCCTTCCGGCCGTGCTCGACACCGACGACTTGATCAGCTACGGCATCATCGGCCTGATCGACGCTGTCGAGCGGTTCGATCCCGACCGGGGCTTCAAATTTGAGACGTTCGCCATCCCGCGCATCCGCGGCACGATCATCGACCAGCTGCGGGCGCTCGACTGGCTGCCCCGCTCAGCACGTCAGCGCGCCAAGGAGATCGAGCGCGGCATCCAAGACCTGCGCTCCACGCTTGGCCGGATGCCGACGGACGAAGAGGTCGCCGCTCATCTGAACATGGACCTCGAGCGCTACCACGCCGCGGTCCAGGAGGCGGCGACAGTCACTCTCTCGCTCGACCATGTGCTCTCAACCGATGATGACGACAGCCCCCTCTCGCTTGCCGACCTCGTCGAAGATCGCGAGGCGGTCAGTCTGCCCGGACAGGCCGAGCGCAACGAACTGTTAGGGGCGTTGATCCGCGCAATTGAGGAGCTTCCCGAGCGCGATCGCCTCGTGATTGCGCTGTACTACAACGAAGAATTGACGATGAAAGAGATTAGTAGGGTACTTGAGATCTCGGAGTCGCGTGTGTGCCAACTGCACGCCCGCGCGGTGCTGAAACTGCGTGCCGCGCTCGCCAGCTTCCGCGAGCCGGTGGGGGCGCGCTGA
- a CDS encoding flagellar hook-basal body protein produces the protein MLRGLYTAASSLLRMQRRQEVIAGNLANATTTGYRADVPEATGFVAVLQEKLGESLPVPPGWTGEGIGLVGTGVQPDRYLVDTRQGPLRQTDHPFDLALAGRGFFAVETPEGIAYTRDGSFRRSAAGQLVTAHGYPVLGVDGPIQLGPEPFTVARDGTIEQNGQAVGRLQVVDFAPRFSLPAAEGAVRLAAGAYTLGADGLLTRDGAAVARLSSLQVPGVAGTIQLAPGALVIAPDGSVTVNGALAGRLRAAAGLDPAQARRTTGTLLRVPEGGEAPAPVDDPQIAQYALEGSNVDLTKTMTDMLAVARIYEASQRALKLADEAAQRAVSEVGRLSA, from the coding sequence ATGCTCCGCGGGCTGTATACCGCCGCTTCATCGCTGCTGCGGATGCAGCGGCGCCAAGAAGTGATCGCCGGCAACCTCGCGAACGCGACGACAACCGGCTATCGGGCGGACGTTCCGGAAGCGACAGGCTTTGTCGCCGTCCTCCAAGAGAAATTAGGCGAGAGCCTGCCCGTGCCGCCGGGATGGACCGGCGAGGGGATCGGCCTTGTCGGAACCGGCGTCCAGCCAGACCGCTATCTTGTCGACACCCGGCAGGGGCCCCTCCGCCAGACTGATCATCCCTTCGACCTTGCCCTTGCCGGGCGCGGCTTCTTCGCCGTTGAGACGCCCGAGGGGATCGCCTACACCCGCGACGGCAGCTTCCGCCGCTCGGCGGCGGGACAGCTGGTCACTGCGCACGGCTATCCCGTGCTCGGCGTGGACGGTCCGATCCAGCTCGGTCCCGAGCCGTTCACTGTCGCCCGCGACGGCACGATCGAGCAGAACGGCCAAGCAGTCGGCCGGCTTCAGGTTGTCGACTTCGCTCCCCGCTTCTCGCTGCCCGCCGCCGAGGGCGCGGTGCGGCTCGCCGCTGGCGCATACACGCTCGGCGCGGATGGGCTGCTCACCCGCGACGGCGCAGCGGTCGCTCGGCTCTCCTCGCTCCAGGTGCCCGGTGTCGCGGGGACGATCCAGCTTGCGCCGGGTGCGCTCGTCATCGCTCCAGATGGAAGCGTCACCGTCAACGGTGCGCTGGCGGGACGCCTGCGCGCGGCAGCCGGGCTTGATCCTGCGCAAGCGCGGCGAACGACCGGCACGCTGCTGCGCGTGCCGGAGGGGGGCGAAGCGCCCGCGCCGGTGGATGACCCCCAAATCGCGCAGTATGCCCTTGAAGGGAGCAACGTTGACCTCACGAAGACGATGACCGACATGCTCGCTGTCGCCCGGATCTACGAAGCGAGCCAGCGCGCGCTCAAGCTTGCTGACGAGGCTGCTCAGCGCGCAGTCTCCGAGGTCGGGCGGCTGAGCGCGTGA
- a CDS encoding flagellar hook-basal body complex protein encodes MISALRVAGSGLTAQQTALDVISHNLANVNTPGFKRSRVNFEDVGVPQESAAPATAPIGRGVMVRDIQRIETAGAFESTGLPFDLAIAGAGFFVVTRPDGSAGYTHDGSFRLTAAGTLVNSSGDTLAGVQIPAGASSVSIARDGTVIAQVNGESQLAGRIGVAVFPNPAGLEAAGGGIFLPTPASGEPAVVAPGTGGAGEIVAGVREMANISIGDEMVALLIARRAYSASARSVQAVDEMLQQATTLNA; translated from the coding sequence ATGATCTCTGCACTGCGCGTTGCCGGGTCGGGGCTGACCGCCCAGCAGACAGCCCTTGATGTCATCAGCCACAACCTCGCGAACGTCAACACGCCCGGCTTCAAGCGGTCGCGGGTCAATTTCGAGGATGTTGGTGTCCCGCAAGAGAGCGCCGCGCCGGCAACGGCTCCGATAGGGCGCGGCGTGATGGTGCGCGACATCCAGCGGATCGAGACGGCCGGCGCCTTCGAGTCGACGGGGCTGCCCTTCGACCTTGCAATCGCCGGCGCCGGCTTTTTCGTCGTCACGCGCCCCGACGGCAGCGCCGGCTACACCCATGACGGCTCGTTTCGGCTCACTGCGGCGGGAACGCTTGTCAACAGCAGCGGCGACACGCTCGCCGGGGTGCAGATCCCGGCAGGCGCGAGCTCGGTGAGCATCGCCCGCGACGGCACGGTGATCGCGCAGGTCAACGGCGAGTCGCAGCTCGCTGGCCGGATCGGCGTTGCGGTCTTTCCAAACCCCGCCGGCCTTGAGGCGGCCGGGGGCGGCATCTTCCTGCCGACCCCGGCGTCCGGCGAGCCGGCCGTCGTCGCTCCAGGCACAGGCGGAGCCGGCGAGATCGTCGCCGGCGTGCGCGAAATGGCAAACATCTCGATTGGCGATGAGATGGTCGCGCTGCTGATCGCGCGGCGCGCCTACTCGGCGAGCGCGCGGTCGGTGCAGGCGGTCGACGAAATGCTGCAGCAGGCGACCACACTGAATGCGTAG
- the flgM gene encoding flagellar biosynthesis anti-sigma factor FlgM, which produces MAIERMSLNLTRLAASHAYGVPAPAGAPSSTVERSPAPRRDGVELSATGRDLQAARAAIASLPEVREDRVAQIKAALAAGTYHVSSAALAQKLLGLA; this is translated from the coding sequence ATGGCGATCGAACGTATGAGCCTCAATCTCACCCGGCTGGCCGCAAGTCATGCGTACGGTGTCCCTGCGCCTGCCGGCGCGCCCTCCAGCACGGTCGAGCGCTCGCCAGCGCCGCGCCGGGATGGCGTCGAGCTTTCGGCAACAGGCCGCGATCTTCAAGCCGCGCGTGCCGCCATCGCCAGCCTTCCGGAGGTGCGCGAGGACCGCGTTGCCCAGATCAAAGCTGCTCTCGCTGCCGGGACGTATCACGTCTCCAGCGCGGCTCTCGCTCAGAAGCTGCTCGGGTTGGCGTGA
- a CDS encoding flagellar protein FlgN — protein MTTAESADPPIAALAAILDEEMALYRRLEALAAAQAEALREDALDRLGAISAEQLALIAELHEQERRRRDLVEPGATLTDLIAAWGAPADVLAARRDALLAQIERVREANARNRALIATLLDYQRERLQLALHEQALYDADGQVRPAPLRGLVDRRA, from the coding sequence ATGACCACCGCCGAGTCGGCCGACCCGCCCATCGCCGCCCTTGCCGCCATCCTCGACGAGGAGATGGCCCTCTACCGCCGGCTCGAGGCGCTTGCTGCCGCCCAAGCCGAGGCGCTGCGCGAGGATGCGCTCGACCGGCTTGGCGCGATCAGCGCCGAGCAGCTGGCGCTGATCGCCGAGCTCCATGAGCAGGAGCGCAGACGGCGTGACCTAGTCGAGCCGGGAGCGACCCTCACCGACCTGATTGCCGCGTGGGGCGCGCCGGCAGACGTCCTTGCCGCGCGTCGGGATGCGCTTCTTGCGCAGATCGAGCGCGTCCGCGAGGCGAACGCGCGCAACCGAGCGCTTATCGCGACCTTGCTCGACTATCAGCGCGAGCGCCTTCAGCTTGCGCTCCACGAGCAAGCGCTCTACGACGCGGACGGGCAGGTTCGGCCGGCGCCGCTGCGTGGCCTCGTCGATCGGCGCGCTTGA
- the flgK gene encoding flagellar hook-associated protein FlgK: MANGFSAIENGLSALRAFRAATETISHNLANAATEGYSRQEVMLAARPAVTYLGYGAISGPMPGNGVEVESIRRHRDAFLDRRYRAAFAEYGRLDITADTLARLELLFNEPTDSGIAAHLNRFFHAWQEVANAPEARSSRTVLLQRAQSLALRFNQAAGAIREEQTTLDLIVGERVREVNELAAQIATLNGKIIIARGLGQSPNDLMDQRDRLLDALSKLVGITTTEQANGAVDVEVGGRALVAGTAANAIAAVPPAPGAFRQVVWVADNAAVAVTTGEIAGAVALRDADLPGRLATLNALAGAIIAQVNALHTTGTDLTGAAGLPFFTGTDAATMALNPALASAPERVAAADLVGAPGPPPLPPESLPGGNRVALRLAALAEAATMPGGATFNGYWNTALAQLGVAVNAAKTDAASQEALHAQLTRERQSKSGVSLDEEAANLVRFQRAFEAVSHVISVVDSMLATIINEMGRTGR; the protein is encoded by the coding sequence ATGGCAAACGGCTTCAGCGCGATCGAGAACGGGCTCAGCGCCTTGCGCGCCTTCCGCGCCGCGACTGAGACGATCAGCCACAACCTCGCGAACGCGGCGACGGAGGGCTACTCGCGCCAAGAGGTGATGCTCGCTGCCCGTCCTGCGGTGACCTATCTTGGCTACGGCGCGATCAGCGGCCCGATGCCGGGCAATGGCGTCGAGGTGGAGAGCATCCGCCGCCACCGCGATGCGTTCCTCGACCGCCGCTACCGCGCCGCCTTCGCCGAGTATGGCCGGCTGGACATCACTGCCGACACCCTCGCCCGCCTTGAACTGCTCTTTAACGAACCGACCGACAGCGGCATCGCGGCCCATCTGAACCGCTTCTTCCATGCGTGGCAAGAGGTTGCCAACGCCCCTGAGGCGCGAAGCAGCCGGACAGTGCTGCTCCAGCGTGCCCAGAGCCTTGCTCTGCGGTTCAATCAAGCAGCAGGCGCCATCCGTGAGGAACAGACTACTCTCGACCTGATCGTGGGCGAGCGGGTCCGCGAAGTGAACGAGCTTGCCGCCCAGATCGCTACGCTCAACGGCAAGATCATCATCGCTCGCGGCCTTGGGCAGTCGCCGAACGACTTGATGGACCAGCGCGACCGTCTCCTCGACGCGCTCAGTAAGCTTGTCGGGATCACGACGACCGAGCAGGCGAACGGGGCGGTCGATGTCGAGGTCGGCGGACGGGCGCTCGTTGCCGGCACTGCCGCGAACGCTATCGCAGCGGTGCCGCCGGCGCCCGGCGCCTTTCGTCAAGTCGTCTGGGTGGCGGACAATGCCGCCGTTGCCGTTACTACCGGCGAGATTGCCGGGGCTGTCGCCCTGCGCGATGCCGACCTGCCGGGACGATTGGCAACGCTCAACGCGCTTGCCGGCGCGATTATCGCCCAAGTCAACGCGCTCCATACCACCGGAACGGACCTGACCGGCGCGGCTGGGCTGCCGTTTTTCACGGGCACCGATGCGGCGACGATGGCGCTCAACCCCGCTCTCGCGAGCGCGCCGGAGCGGGTTGCGGCGGCCGATCTTGTCGGCGCGCCCGGACCGCCGCCCCTGCCGCCAGAGTCGCTGCCCGGAGGCAACCGGGTCGCCCTCCGCTTGGCCGCGCTCGCCGAAGCGGCGACCATGCCCGGAGGAGCGACGTTCAACGGCTACTGGAACACCGCGCTCGCCCAGCTCGGCGTTGCGGTGAACGCCGCCAAGACCGATGCCGCCAGCCAAGAGGCGCTTCACGCCCAACTGACACGGGAGCGGCAGTCGAAGTCGGGGGTCTCGCTCGACGAGGAGGCAGCGAACTTGGTCCGCTTTCAGCGTGCGTTTGAGGCGGTCTCCCATGTCATCTCGGTCGTCGACTCGATGCTCGCGACCATCATCAACGAGATGGGCCGGACTGGCCGCTAA
- the flgL gene encoding flagellar hook-associated protein FlgL encodes MRVTQSMLIGSVIRNLSQSRTKLDDLNDQITSGKRIRKPSDDPTGAAVALSLRARQAQLEAQARGRSAAVAWLNATETALADVSAALIRVKELSVQASNATLDQAARQHIASELDQILNHLVQVGNARLGDRFLFAGDRTDTAPFTRDFSPAGATYSGTTNAVTMRVDVGVEMEVGIPGNQLLPVFAAVAGVIADLQTPGATIEPARLQAVEDAHDAVLTLLATVGAKTNRLQAMEERAGLDNVTLAAQLSTLEDTDFVEAVLDFRTRQTVYEAAMAAGAKIIQPSLLDFLR; translated from the coding sequence ATGCGCGTCACCCAAAGCATGCTGATCGGCTCGGTCATCCGCAACTTGAGCCAATCGCGCACGAAGCTGGACGACCTGAACGATCAGATCACGTCTGGCAAGCGCATCCGCAAGCCGTCGGACGACCCGACCGGAGCGGCAGTCGCGCTTTCCCTGCGGGCGCGACAGGCACAGCTCGAGGCACAAGCGCGCGGGCGCAGCGCCGCGGTTGCTTGGCTGAATGCGACCGAAACCGCGCTGGCCGATGTCTCCGCAGCGCTGATCCGGGTCAAGGAGTTGTCGGTGCAAGCGTCGAACGCGACCCTCGACCAAGCGGCCCGGCAGCATATCGCCAGCGAACTCGACCAGATCCTCAACCATCTCGTCCAGGTCGGCAATGCCCGGCTCGGCGACCGGTTCCTCTTCGCTGGCGACCGCACCGACACCGCACCGTTCACGCGGGACTTCTCGCCGGCCGGCGCGACCTACAGCGGCACGACCAACGCTGTGACGATGCGCGTCGACGTCGGCGTTGAGATGGAGGTGGGGATCCCCGGCAACCAGCTGCTTCCTGTCTTCGCTGCGGTTGCGGGCGTGATCGCCGATCTGCAGACCCCGGGGGCGACGATCGAGCCGGCGCGGCTTCAAGCGGTGGAAGATGCGCACGACGCTGTGCTGACCTTGCTGGCGACGGTTGGGGCGAAAACGAACCGGCTTCAGGCGATGGAAGAGCGGGCCGGGCTTGACAACGTCACGCTCGCGGCCCAGCTGTCGACCCTCGAGGATACCGACTTCGTCGAGGCAGTGCTCGACTTCCGCACCCGCCAGACGGTGTATGAAGCAGCGATGGCCGCCGGCGCCAAAATCATTCAGCCCTCGCTGCTGGACTTTCTCCGCTGA
- the fliW gene encoding flagellar assembly protein FliW produces MNIVTTRFGQPEIVDVDERHLVALSIVGYGEGRLFARIDNEDNPALGWLQSLDDPATCFVVADPAAFFSDYAFDVTEDVVVALDLQTAEEVDVLVILRLGATPFETTANLAAPIVVNRRTGRGRQIILTAPLQSGWSVRTPLLPADSTAPAGV; encoded by the coding sequence GTGAACATCGTAACGACTCGTTTCGGGCAGCCGGAGATCGTTGATGTCGATGAGCGCCATCTTGTCGCGCTGTCGATCGTCGGCTATGGCGAAGGACGTCTTTTTGCCCGGATCGACAACGAGGACAACCCAGCCCTCGGCTGGCTCCAATCGCTCGACGATCCCGCCACCTGCTTTGTTGTCGCCGACCCGGCAGCATTCTTCTCTGACTATGCGTTCGACGTCACCGAGGACGTTGTCGTCGCCTTAGACTTACAGACGGCCGAGGAGGTGGATGTCCTCGTCATCTTACGCTTGGGGGCGACGCCGTTCGAGACCACGGCCAACCTCGCAGCGCCAATCGTCGTGAACCGCCGCACAGGTCGGGGGAGGCAAATTATTCTCACCGCCCCGCTTCAAAGCGGCTGGTCGGTGCGAACGCCGCTCCTTCCTGCTGACAGCACCGCCCCGGCCGGGGTATAA
- a CDS encoding PilZ domain-containing protein — MMPDLSFLAPGQAARLRWTAGQGPEHTLRVRIAAVQRTHVVVTPIASGPSPRLGQTLDLEVGLPTGFFVLRSEVIGHTVGASDLVLEVARVERIQRRAFVRAPVDLNTMPAYLLGADGEPTTRFAVRLLDLSGGGVGFECLEPLLPGQLFTIVLQLDGSSPIRPVVRVLEVSARERGDPAIRRVRAVFEAIAERDRQRIIQFVYRLLADERRRNND; from the coding sequence ATGATGCCCGATCTCTCCTTCCTCGCTCCCGGGCAGGCCGCTCGGCTTCGCTGGACCGCCGGGCAAGGGCCGGAGCACACCCTGCGCGTGCGCATCGCTGCCGTCCAGCGTACCCATGTCGTTGTGACGCCGATCGCAAGCGGTCCGAGCCCGCGGCTCGGCCAGACGCTCGATCTCGAAGTCGGGCTGCCGACCGGCTTCTTTGTCCTTCGCAGCGAGGTGATCGGCCACACCGTCGGCGCGTCCGACCTCGTGCTTGAGGTCGCGCGCGTTGAGCGCATTCAGCGCCGCGCCTTTGTGCGCGCGCCGGTCGACCTGAACACGATGCCAGCCTATCTCCTCGGGGCGGACGGCGAGCCGACGACCCGGTTCGCCGTCCGCCTGCTCGACCTGAGCGGCGGCGGGGTTGGCTTCGAATGCCTCGAGCCGCTCCTGCCGGGGCAGCTGTTCACGATCGTCCTGCAGCTCGACGGCAGCAGCCCGATCCGCCCAGTCGTCCGCGTGCTTGAGGTCTCGGCCCGGGAGCGGGGCGACCCGGCAATTCGGCGCGTGCGCGCTGTCTTCGAGGCGATCGCCGAGCGCGACCGACAGCGCATTATTCAGTTTGTCTATCGCCTTCTTGCTGATGAGCGACGCAGGAACAATGACTGA
- the trmD gene encoding tRNA (guanosine(37)-N1)-methyltransferase TrmD, with amino-acid sequence MQIDIITIFPGMFRGPFDESIIRRAIARGSVRITVHDLRDWATDRHRTVDDYPFGGGPGMVMKPEPIFAAVESILAGERGRIILLSPAGRRFTQAVAEELARERRLLLICGHYEGVDDRVREHLATDEISIGDFVLTGGELAAMVIVDAVVRLLPGVIAGESLAAESHSSGLLEYPQYTRPAEFRGWRVPEVLLSGNHAAIAAWRRQQAILRTARQRPDLLAQADLSPTERAWLAEQLAGGDQPAPTREETP; translated from the coding sequence CTGCAGATCGACATCATTACGATCTTCCCGGGGATGTTCCGTGGCCCCTTCGACGAAAGCATCATCCGCCGGGCGATTGCGCGCGGCAGCGTGCGAATTACGGTCCACGATCTTCGCGACTGGGCGACCGACCGCCATCGCACCGTAGACGACTACCCCTTCGGGGGGGGGCCGGGGATGGTGATGAAGCCCGAACCGATCTTTGCCGCCGTCGAGTCGATCCTCGCCGGCGAGCGGGGACGGATCATTCTCCTCTCCCCCGCGGGGCGGCGCTTCACGCAGGCGGTCGCCGAAGAACTGGCGCGTGAGCGGCGGCTGCTCTTGATCTGCGGTCATTACGAAGGCGTTGACGACCGCGTGCGCGAACATCTGGCGACCGACGAGATTTCGATCGGCGATTTCGTGCTGACCGGCGGTGAACTGGCGGCGATGGTGATCGTCGATGCTGTCGTGCGGCTCCTGCCGGGGGTTATCGCCGGCGAGTCGCTCGCCGCCGAGTCGCACAGCAGCGGCCTGCTCGAATATCCGCAGTACACGCGCCCTGCCGAATTTCGCGGCTGGCGCGTTCCCGAGGTGCTGCTCTCGGGCAATCATGCGGCGATCGCGGCGTGGCGGCGTCAGCAAGCGATCCTTCGCACTGCGCGCCAGCGTCCGGATCTCCTCGCTCAGGCGGACCTGAGCCCGACCGAGCGCGCCTGGCTTGCTGAGCAGCTCGCCGGCGGCGACCAGCCGGCGCCTACTCGAGAAGAAACGCCGTGA
- a CDS encoding alpha/beta hydrolase, which translates to MASSPRRAFAATPAGPIHYRELGAGPPLVLLHEVARSSDGFSEVLPCLAARFRCLAMDLPGYGDSYHPADYPGMPGYARAVVDFFDAVGLARTHLLGFHTGAAVAAEVAAAFPDRVDKLVLCGLPDVAEEERERKLAALRPTFPDPEFRYLNELAAGLASYASRYWGTDYGHRYGIDFLKAMPNTHWGHRAVYEQRIRERIPLIAAPTLLFCSRDDAFAHVQPELARLFRTVRTAVIEESEKFPLVTQPAASCALITAFLLE; encoded by the coding sequence ATGGCATCCTCGCCCCGCCGCGCGTTTGCTGCCACTCCTGCCGGTCCGATCCACTACCGCGAGCTTGGCGCGGGGCCGCCGCTCGTCCTCCTGCATGAGGTGGCACGCTCTTCGGACGGCTTCTCGGAAGTGCTGCCGTGCCTTGCCGCGCGCTTCCGCTGCCTTGCGATGGACCTGCCGGGGTACGGCGACTCCTACCATCCTGCGGACTACCCGGGCATGCCGGGCTACGCGCGCGCAGTGGTCGACTTCTTCGACGCAGTCGGCCTCGCGCGGACGCATCTGCTCGGCTTTCACACCGGCGCAGCCGTTGCCGCCGAGGTCGCCGCCGCCTTCCCCGACCGGGTCGACAAACTGGTCCTCTGCGGTCTGCCCGATGTCGCCGAGGAGGAGCGCGAGCGGAAGCTGGCCGCGCTCCGCCCGACGTTCCCGGACCCTGAATTTCGCTATCTCAACGAGCTTGCCGCCGGCCTCGCCTCATACGCCAGCCGCTACTGGGGGACCGACTATGGTCACCGCTACGGCATCGATTTTCTGAAGGCGATGCCGAACACCCACTGGGGCCACCGTGCCGTGTACGAGCAGCGCATCCGCGAGCGCATCCCGCTGATCGCCGCCCCGACGCTGCTCTTCTGCTCGCGCGATGACGCCTTCGCTCATGTTCAGCCCGAATTGGCGCGGCTGTTTCGGACTGTCCGCACCGCCGTGATCGAGGAGAGCGAGAAGTTTCCCCTTGTCACTCAGCCGGCGGCAAGCTGCGCGCTGATCACGGCGTTTCTTCTCGAGTAG
- a CDS encoding methyltransferase domain-containing protein has product MVTLVCPDCRTPLDRRTDVLWCAPCGQEYPIVNGIPRFEPEDPFYRNEERWSHPDRATGGLRIWLVRKQRFFVRRLAGRGGTLLDLGCGGGWALFAQGREAVGVDIAQRSLEAARTLYPLTVAAHWTKLPFPDNSFDLVVSSDVLGHVPFEEKDRVFSELYRVLKPGGRTLHYIEAEGVDPLTRFARRWPAAYRKHFIEPEGHIGMERPTAIFARFRRHGFKPCHEEGAYKVLVYVNRTVQLYDGDYARRSRLLALWVWAAKAALRTRATETLGNLAVAAALEIGDRLLPVDWGSGVLVEYEK; this is encoded by the coding sequence ATGGTCACCCTCGTCTGTCCGGACTGCCGGACACCCCTCGACCGCCGGACCGACGTCCTCTGGTGCGCCCCCTGCGGACAGGAGTACCCGATCGTCAACGGCATCCCTCGCTTCGAGCCGGAGGACCCGTTCTACCGCAACGAGGAGCGGTGGTCGCACCCCGACCGCGCGACCGGCGGACTGCGCATTTGGCTCGTCCGCAAACAGCGCTTCTTCGTGCGGCGGCTTGCCGGGCGCGGCGGAACGCTGCTCGATCTCGGCTGCGGCGGCGGCTGGGCGCTGTTTGCCCAGGGACGCGAGGCGGTCGGGGTCGATATCGCCCAGCGCTCGCTCGAAGCTGCGCGGACGCTCTATCCGCTGACTGTTGCGGCCCACTGGACAAAGCTGCCTTTCCCCGACAACAGCTTTGACCTTGTTGTCTCCTCGGATGTGCTCGGCCACGTGCCTTTCGAGGAGAAAGACCGTGTGTTCAGCGAGCTCTATCGTGTCCTCAAGCCGGGCGGGCGGACCCTGCACTACATTGAGGCAGAAGGTGTCGACCCCCTGACGCGGTTTGCGCGCCGCTGGCCGGCGGCGTATCGGAAGCATTTCATCGAGCCCGAAGGGCATATCGGGATGGAGCGGCCGACAGCGATCTTCGCGCGCTTCCGCCGGCATGGCTTCAAGCCCTGCCACGAGGAGGGCGCCTACAAAGTTCTCGTCTACGTCAACCGAACGGTCCAGCTGTACGACGGCGACTACGCCCGGCGCTCGCGGCTGCTCGCGCTCTGGGTCTGGGCCGCGAAGGCGGCGTTGCGCACCCGGGCGACAGAGACGCTGGGCAATCTTGCCGTTGCTGCCGCGCTCGAGATTGGCGATCGCCTTCTGCCTGTCGACTGGGGGAGCGGCGTGCTTGTCGAGTACGAGAAATAG
- a CDS encoding zinc-dependent alcohol dehydrogenase family protein, which produces MRGMVLERPGEPLVRIERPDPTPAADEILLEVAACAVCRTDLQLAQGDLTARRLPIIPGHQAVGRVIAVGAEVTGWQVGERAGVAWLGGTDGTCRFCRSGRENLCPDARFTGWDRDGGYATRMTVRADFALRLPPGFDDLAAAPLLCGGVIGYRSLKIAGIQPGGRLGLYGFGASALLTIQVARFWGCEVAVATRSPEERARAAALGAVWAGNYDEQPPFPLDAAITFAPAGAVVVAALRALDRGGTVAINAIHLDRMPEFSYDLLWLERSIRSVANFTRADAEEFLALAATIPLRTAVDVFPLEAANEALARLAAGQVKGAAVLTMPSPAA; this is translated from the coding sequence ATGCGCGGAATGGTGTTGGAGCGGCCGGGCGAGCCGCTTGTCAGGATAGAGCGCCCCGACCCAACGCCGGCAGCAGACGAGATCCTGCTCGAGGTCGCCGCCTGCGCTGTCTGCCGGACCGACCTTCAGCTTGCGCAGGGAGACCTCACCGCTCGGCGGCTGCCAATCATACCGGGGCACCAAGCGGTTGGCCGGGTGATTGCGGTTGGGGCTGAGGTCACGGGCTGGCAGGTGGGCGAGCGCGCTGGGGTTGCCTGGCTCGGCGGCACCGACGGTACCTGCCGCTTTTGCCGCTCCGGCCGGGAGAACCTCTGTCCCGACGCGCGCTTCACCGGCTGGGATCGCGATGGCGGCTACGCCACCCGGATGACCGTCCGCGCTGACTTCGCCCTTCGCCTTCCTCCCGGCTTCGATGACCTCGCCGCCGCACCGCTGCTGTGCGGCGGCGTCATCGGATACCGTTCGCTGAAGATCGCGGGGATCCAGCCCGGAGGACGGTTGGGCCTGTATGGCTTCGGCGCATCAGCGCTCCTGACGATCCAAGTCGCCCGCTTTTGGGGCTGCGAGGTCGCCGTTGCCACGCGCTCGCCGGAGGAGCGGGCGCGTGCCGCCGCGCTCGGCGCAGTCTGGGCAGGAAATTACGATGAGCAGCCGCCCTTCCCGCTCGATGCGGCGATCACGTTTGCCCCCGCCGGCGCGGTCGTCGTTGCGGCGCTGCGCGCACTCGATCGCGGCGGCACCGTCGCCATCAACGCCATCCACCTCGACCGGATGCCCGAGTTTTCCTATGACCTGCTCTGGCTGGAACGCAGCATCCGGAGCGTCGCGAATTTCACCCGCGCCGACGCAGAAGAGTTTCTCGCCCTCGCCGCGACCATTCCTCTCCGAACAGCGGTCGACGTGTTTCCGCTGGAGGCAGCGAACGAGGCGCTCGCTCGGCTGGCCGCCGGGCAGGTGAAGGGAGCAGCGGTGCTGACTATGCCTTCGCCTGCCGCTTAA